The proteins below come from a single Etheostoma spectabile isolate EspeVRDwgs_2016 chromosome 4, UIUC_Espe_1.0, whole genome shotgun sequence genomic window:
- the ubap2a gene encoding ubiquitin-associated protein 2a isoform X3, with amino-acid sequence MMSSLGGDKARGPREKALPAATHTSQPQKQIQATAEQIRLAQVIYDKNDADFEDKVNQLMEVTGKNQDECMVALHDCNEDVSRAINFLLESTSDMTSWETVGKKKPLVKEGPSDSKENKENREKKGEREASKGRPAANRKGRGASRSRQARPEENGVEVMPVDRGSDRGRRARGGGRGSGGRGRGPPGSRFSAQGMGIFNPADYTSEAGSGTTQTEVWDTVANNSTDGTVTWRPTMEDWASEEWSEDVSLSETKVFTSSCAPAAENHITLGQSLDLASLLQKPVVGGREPPSSSSSQSLVFTNSHHHQAPQQQPPHSRNATSSTSYAHAALSSVLGAGFGDLGQAKRTQPSAGAQILEQLKGPGLGPLPSSQATPPASTQGSNTSIGRLPGLGAPVPPPSSSSWDIKLSESTSLSSQFSREFGLQPEPSLVLSQLVQRHTGPSLPLARQPSPPSQHQTPPASASPAPHHTSSPAQTGLVMAVTGAKPPAPGTGLDPQGGTTPQQQRAQLKAPKRRIPPTSKIPSTAVEMPGSADIPGLNLQFGALDFGSESAMPEFGVVDNCASAASRESTPAPCPAPPSKGAGTVSQTSLYSKPLSESLGSPLSVALPLPLSSSEPVYHSSVPLPSLTPSSLVTANSSNPPSCSSTAPTTSSSVPSSSHFSTVGGSYDGTMPPHTRLAFSQSKEATGPVMNGLNGVRTSVALDTSSASSTPKPESPSMNITNGTSAPSSLLPSTLTAHNSTTLSNLAQDMPSASHLNSLNSHVSSHSSVSALGSSSLTYTSVDNSSVSSLAPSTGSYSSSQPSALHSTHNSSNSSSSGISHLANMGNNMSSTVAGIVGISGLHSAAIAASTALGLCSNGATATSNLSAPRTTPLLSSSTGKAPPNLSQGVPPLLPNQYIMGPGGLLPAYPQIYGYEDLHMLQSRLPMPSLQDYYGITFPGPTATLSGRDGSLANNPYSGEVTKFGRNDSTSPAPPTSLAAPQPPQGQSQGQSQAQPQPPQAQGQPQHHSSQQAFLPPGYSYTGLPYYAGVPGAVPSAAAFQYGHTMFVPPGGPGPASAKQHTMGLGLGNPSASPFQQQTQQQSSGYGQHTFSSGYEELTAGPAGVDYSKGYNSSSQAQAKSAASGPGKGVSVTSSNSGVPDISGSVYNKTQGFHAGTPPPFSLPSALGGPGPLNPGAAPGGYAPAPFLHILPHQQPHSQLLHHHLAQDGQGGPSQRGQSSSLQQKSQVNKSSYGSSPYWAN; translated from the exons atgatgaGCTCGCTGGGCGGCGACAAGGCCCGGGGCCCTCGGGAAAAAGCACTGCCTGCTGCCACTCACACATCACAACCACAGAAACAAATACAG GCTACTGCTGAGCAGATCCGGCTTGCCCAAGTGATCTATGACAAGAATGATGCTGACTTTGAGGATAAAGTTAACCAG CTGATGGAGGTGACTGGGAAGAACCAGGATGAGTGCATGGTAGCGCTCCACGACTGCAACGAAGATGTTAGCAGAGCCATCAACTTTCTCTTGGAAAGCACTTCAGACATG ACCTCATGGGAGACGGTAGGGAAGAAGAAGCCCCTGGTGAAGGAGGGTCCATCAGACAGCAAGGAGAACAAGGAAAACAGggagaagaaaggagagagggaggctaGCAAGGGCCGTCCGGCTGCCAACCGCAAGGGCAGGGGGGCCAGTCGCAGCCGTCAGG CACGTCCAGAGGAGAATGGCGTGGAGGTGATGCCAGTGGACAGGGGTTCAGATCGAGGTCGGAGGGCTAGAGGTGGTGGCCGAG GATCTGGAGGTAGAGGCAGAGGACCACCAGGGAGCCGGTTCTCAGCCCAGGGCATGGG AATCTTCAATCCAGCAGACTATACCTCAGAGGCTGGTTCAGGGACCACACAAACTGAGGTGTGGGACACGGTGGCCAACAACAGCACAGATGGGACAG TGACTTGGAGGCCTACCATGGAAGACTGGGCATCTGAGGAGTGGAGTGAGGATGTTAGT CTCTCAGAGACCAAAGTGTTCACCTCCTCATGTGCACCTGCTGCTGAGAATCACATCACACTTGGGCAAAG TCTGGACCTCGCCTCTCTGCTACAGAAGCCTGTGGTTGGAGGAAGAGAACCACCATCGTCCTCTTCCTCTCAGAGTCTGGTCTTCACCAACTCCCACCACCACCAGGCACCGCAACAGCAGCCGCCCCACAGCCGCAACGCCACCAGTAGCACAAGCTATGCTCATGCTGCTCtg TCGTCAGTTCTGGGAGCTGGTTTTGGGGACTTGGGCCAGGCCAAAAGGACTCAGCCCAGTGCTGGAGCTCAGATACTGGAACAGCTGAAGGGTCCTGGCTTGGGTCCGCTACCCTCATCCCAGGCCACGCCTCCTGCCAGCACCCAAGGAAGCAACACCTCCATTGGCCGACTGCCAGGCCTGGGAGCACCTGTACCTCCACCTTCCTCATCAAGCTGGGACATTAAGCTTTCAGAATCCACCTCGCTGTCCTCTCAGTTCAGCC GTGAGTTTGGCCTGCAGCCAGAGCCTTCTCTTGTGCTGAGCCAGCTGGTTCAGCGGCACACCGGCCCCTCCTTGCCTCTGGCACGTCAACCTAGTCCTCCATCGCAACATCAAACTCCCCCTGCTTCAGCCTCGCCTGCTCCCCACCACACCAGCTCACCAGCACAGACAGGCCTGGTGATGGCGGTTACTGGTGCTAAACCTCCTGCCCCTGGCACTGGGCTGGACCCTCAGGGCGGCACTACACCACAGCAGCAACGGGCACAGCTCAAAGCTCCGAAACGAAGGATACCTCCCACGTCGAAA ATCCCCTCCACAGCAGTAGAGATGCCAGGCTCGGCTGACATCCCCGGGCTAAACCTCCAATTTGGAGCTCTGGACTTTGGCTCGGAGTCGGCGATGCCAGAGTTTGGAGTTGTGGACAATTGCGCAAGTGCAGCATCCAGGGAGTCCACACCGGCCCCTTGCCCTGCACCACCTTCAAAGGGAGCAGGGACAGTGAGCCAGACAAGCCTGTACTCCAAACCGCTCAG TGAGTCCCTGGGCAGCCCTCTCTCCGTTGCCCTGCCACTGCCCCTCTCCTCATCAGAGCCAGTGTATCACTCCTCGGTGCCGTTGCCCAGCCTCACTCCTTCCTCATTAGTGACTGCCAACTCTTCGAATCCTCCCTCCTGTTCTTCAACAGCCCCCACCACTTCCTCCTCTGTACCCTCCTCCTCTCACTTCTCCACAGTGGGGGGAAGTTACGATGGGACCATGCCACCTCACACACGACTGGCCTTTTCCCAGAGCAAAGAGGCCACGGGGCCAGTCATG AATGGTCTAAATGGTGTAAGGACCTCAGTTGCTCTGGACA CTTCATCAGCATCCTCCACACCGAAGCCAGAGTCGCCGTCAATGAACATCACCAACGGAACCTCCGCACCTTCCTCCCTCTTACCCTCTACCCTGACTGCACACAATTCCACCACACTCTCCAACCTGGCACAGGACATGCCCTCAGCCAGCCATCTCAACTCACTCAACAG CCATGTCAGCAGTCATTCCTCAGTCTCAGCTCTGGGCTCCAGCTCTCTCACT TACACCAGTGTTGACAACAGCAGTGTGAGCTCTCTGGCTCCTTCCACTGGCTCCTACTCGTCATCGCAGCCCTCAGCACTCCACTCAAcccacaacagcagcaacagtagCAGCAGCGGCATCAGCCACCTGGCCAACATGGGTAACAACATGAGCAGCACCGTCGCTGGTATTGTTGGCATCAGTGGACTTCACTCTGCTGCCATTGCCGCCAGCACCGCGCTGGGACTCTGCTCCAATGGAGCTACTGCCACGTCCAACCTCTCTGCACCGAGGACCACACCCctgctctcctcctccactg GTAAAGCTCCTCCTAACTTGTCCCAGGGAGTGCCTCCTCTACTGCCAAACCAGTATATCATGGGCCCAGGGGGGCTGCTGCCAGCATACCCA CAGATCTATGGTTACGAAGACCTCCATATGCTCCAGTCCAGACTGCCAATG CCCTCTTTGCAGGATTACTATGGAATCACATTCCCTGGCCCCACAGCGACTCTCTCTGGTAGAGACGGGAGCCTAGCCAACAACCCCTACTCAG GTGAAGTCACAAAGTTTGGCAGGAACGACTCCACCTCCCCGGCACCCCCCACAAGCCTGGCGGCCCCGCAGCCTCCCCAGGGACAGAGCCAAGGACAGAGCCAGGCCCAGCCCCAGCCTCCTCAGGCCCAGGGCCAGCCGCAGCACCACAGCAGTCAGCAGGCCTTTCTGCCTCCAGGCTACAGCTACACAGGCCTGCCTTACTACGCTGGAGTGCCTGGAGCCGTACCCAGTGCTGCTGCCTTCCAGTATGGCCACACCATGTTTGTTCCTCCCGGGGGTCCGGGACCAGCCTCGGCCAAGCAGCATACTATGGGCCTTGGTCTGGGAAACCCCTCAGCTAGCCCCTTCCAGCAGCAGACACAGCAGCAGTCCAGCGGTTACGGCCAGCACACCTTCAGCTCAG GGTATGAGGAGCTGACAGCCGGGCCAGCAGGAGTGGACTACAGCAAAGGATACAACTCCTCCTCACAGGCACAAGCCAAATCTGCTGCTTCTGGACCTGGGAAAg GCGTCTCGGTGACCTCCAGTAACTCGGGTGTGCCGGACATCAGCGGAAGTGTTTACAATAAGACCCAG GGTTTCCATGCGGGGACCCCCCCTCCCTTCAGTCTGCCATCAGCACTGGGGGGTCCAGGGCCTCTGAACCCTGGAGCAGCTCCTGGAGGCTATGCACCGGCCCCATTCCTCCACATCCTGCCTCACCAGCAACCACACTCACAGCTGCTGCACCACCATTTAGCTCAGGATGGACAG GGTGGTCCTAGCCAGCGTGGCCAGtccagcagcctgcagcagaaGAGCCAAGTCAACAAGTCGAGCTATGGCAGCTCCCCCTACTGGGCCAACTAA